The Trichoderma asperellum chromosome 6, complete sequence region GCCCCAAATGACGGATGACTATGCTGCGCTGGTCTCAGATTTAAAATACGAGCTAGGGAAAATAGCAACCAAAGAGGTCAACATTGCCAGCCTTACAAGGAAGCGAACGCCCGTGAAGCAAGATCGCCGCGACCGCCGTCTCCTTTCCACGTCGTCCTTTGAGggcggcgacgatgacgaaaTTAGTGATTTGGAAGACGCTGAAAATGCGTTCCGCACCGATGGATCTGTCACATCCTTCACTTCCTTTCAGGATAAATTTGCTGTGCCGAGCCGTACTGTTAGACCTGTGATATCACGACCGAGTCTTTCTCAACTTTCTGGCCCAGAGACGCCAGTCTTGAAAAAATGGCCGAGCCAGAGGAATTTCCCCGGGCGAAGCACCTATGATTTGACTCAGATTGACGACTCGCCGCTTGCCACGCCTCCTTCTCATACGAAGAGGCCTTCAGGATATGACACTCCGACGCACCGTCGGTCTCCGGAAAGAACAAAGCCCATGTCGGGACAAAAGGCACCTCATAGCCCTCCACGACTGTCGTCTACAAAGGGCCCTGAAGACGATGATCTTGATCCTATGAAGGGCAAGACTCCAGCACCTATGAAGCGCACGAAACCACGACATACTCTTTCCTTGGCTGAGCGCACTCGACTGTCGATGAGCCGTAAGAAGTCTCTATTgtttgaagatgaggagcttGACCCTCCTACTCCTATATCTACCGCCCCCAAATCAACAGATATCAAAGCCCCAGAGCCAGACTACTCAGAGGATCTCGCTAGTCGGACTCGTCGAAGCATGGCTGGATTCGAAAAGGCGCAGCAAAAGGCACAGCTAGAGCGGCGAAGGTCTCTTAGGAGATCCAAGATGCCACAGCGAAAAGAAGGTGGCTACTTCCCCACAGTAGAAGAAGATCTCAGCGAAGCGACCATTTTACTAGAGCAGCTGGCTGAGGAAGCGGATATGGAAGCTGTTTTCCGATCGCGCCCGAAGGTTGGACAGAGCTTGCAACCTAGCCCAACGAGGGAAGAATGGGGTGATATTCCGGAGTACAATGGCGTAAAGATGCAGTGAATTGAATGTTACGGGGGTATTGTTTGTTTTAACAGCTTGTAtttgcactttttttttttttttttttttttgagcgTTTAAGCATGTATGTGTTTACAATTGATGAATAGAGCGTAAGGGAACGGAGATTAAtgattataaaatataacacaacacaacacaacacaaccACTAGCACAGAGTGAAAATGGCGCCTCTCTTTCCATTCCTTtgtatcttttttcttcattgatTTCCTTCTCATAACAacgctttatattattttacatATAGGCGTGTTTTCAATTCCATCTATCAtattgtacatgtatatatagttcGTCTTACATCGCATTTTCCAGACgcaccttttttcttccctacCCATCTTTCATCATATACACCAGGGACCATAACTTAACTCTCTACAAGCCTTTCCCCCCTCCTTTACCAGCCCTGCTTCTTCAACTCCATAACCTTGCTAACAGCAGCCTTGAATCCCGTCTTGAATCTCGCTCTCCATCGCTGACTCctcagtctcttcttcttcaatcctTTTCTCTCGTGAAACTTCTGCGAGTGGTACTTGTTCCGGACCTTTTGGTCTCGGCACATCCTCTCCAGCACACGAATAGCCACGGCAGGCGTAGGAGCCGACGTGGGAGACAGGCGGTCCTGGATAAAGACGGTGCGGCCGGTGACGGCTTCGGTGCGGATCTTGGGGCGCTGGAGAGGATCGCCGACGTTGAGGGACTGGCCGTAGGCGGCAGATCTGGCGGCGACGATTTCGGCAATGTCGAAGTTGAAGGAGCTGGTGGATGACTCGGCGGCATTGTAGGGGAATTTGGATTTTGAAGTCTCAGACGATGACGGAGATTCTGATTCAGCGGcgggaggcggtggtggggGTGGTGGCGTGAATTCGGCGCTGGGCTCTGCTGTCTTGGTGGTTGTTTCGGGCTGGGCCTTTGGTGCTGCGGCAGGTTTAGGAGCTGGCGTAGGAGGAACGAAGTTGCCGACGAGAGGGTTTATTCTCTCATTGAAGCGCGGTCTGGAGGCATTGAATCGCACAGCCAGCGATGTGGAAAATGCGC contains the following coding sequences:
- a CDS encoding mitochondrial 37S ribosomal protein bS21m translates to MASTSRYGSMMLSRIAAPAQARAFSTSLAVRFNASRPRFNERINPLVGNFVPPTPAPKPAAAPKAQPETTTKTAEPSAEFTPPPPPPPPAAESESPSSSETSKSKFPYNAAESSTSSFNFDIAEIVAARSAAYGQSLNVGDPLQRPKIRTEAVTGRTVFIQDRLSPTSAPTPAVAIRVLERMCRDQKVRNKYHSQKFHERKGLKKKRLRSQRWRARFKTGFKAAVSKVMELKKQGW